ATTATGAAATGGAGCGGACGCGCCATCGTCCCATGCCTTCCGGTAAGATACAGCCGCGTGAGGCGCTGATTTTTGCTATTGTTCTGGCTGTGCTTTCTTTCACAATACTTGCAGTATTCGCCAACATCCTAGCCGCCCTGCTAGCATTCTCTGGTATTGTATTCTACATCTTAGTTTATACCCACTGGTTGAAACGCCACAGTACCCAAAATATTGTGATTGGTGGGGCTGCTGGGGCAATTCCGGCCCTGGTAGGCTGGGCTGCTGTTACGGGTACTTTAAGCTGGGCAGCATGGTTAATTTTTGCTATCGTCTTTGTCTGGACACCGCCTCATTTTTGGGCATTAGCTTTGATGATTCGGGATGATTACGCAAAAGTTGGGATACCAATGCTACCAGTAATTGTGGGCGATACAGCCACAGTGCGACAGATTTGGTATTACACCTTGGTAACAGTTATTGCCACACTGTTATTAGTGTTTCCCTTGCACGCTACTGGGATTGTTTATGCGGCGATCGCCCTGTTTTTGGGAGGATTGTTTATTCACAAGTCTTGGCGCTTGTTGCAAAACCCAGAGGATCGGACTGTCGCTAGAGAGTTATTTCTCTATTCCATCTCCTACATGATGCTGTTGTGTCTGGCTATGGTGGTGGATAGTTTACCTATTACCCATAATCTAGTTAATGCGGCAATTGATCAGCTGCATTTTATTAGTTAGGTTAGGGTAATGATTGCGATCGCGTTACCTTTTGTGGGCGCGATCGTAGTTTAAGGAAATGTTTAAACGCAGAGGGTCGCGGAGGTAAGCGCAGAGGGTCGCGGAGTTTTTAAGTAGAATTTTATTAATAGGTAGTTTTATCCAAAAGCTTGATTTAATTATCAATAAAAATGTTGACACATTACATAAATACAGCAATGCACAAAGCAACTTATGAGTTGCTTGAGGATGGGACTTTTTATAGCGAAATTCCTGATTGTCCTGGTGTTTGGGCGAATGCTGCAACACTGGAAGCTTGTCGGGATAATTTGCAAGATACTCTTGAAGGATGGATTATTTTAGGATTGCGTTTAGGTCATACTTTACCGATACTTGATGGTATTGATCTGAATTCCAGCAAACAGGTTGTCTAATGCCACCTTTTGGATCAATTAATCGGCGGGATTTGATTTGTTACCTAAAAATGGAATCAATGTAATACCGTTTCACTTTAATTAACTGAAAACTGCTGTAATGGAAAATCAACTTACCATCACTTGGGACGATCGCTCTTCACGCCACAATTGATATAACCGATTCGCTGGCATTGTCAAATATAATATATCTCCTTCACTGAGATTGGTTTCGAGTAAATCCCACCCATGAAAGCTTACGCTATTTCGTTCTACGTATAAAGGCACGAAATCAGCGGACATTGCTACATCTTTCACCAGTTGACCGCAAAAGGGGTGTAATGGTGTAATTACAGTAGCAAAAGCTACCCAAAGACTATCGGCTGTAATCCCATTACCAAGAATACGCCCTCCGAGTGCAGCGGCTGCAAATGCTGGGGCTGCTAGTTCGGCTGGACTTAGTACCGCCTCGAAATCAAATACCTGTTGCGCCATACCGGCAAAATCAGGGTCAGCATAATGGACAATTACTGGTATCCTCGGTGCCAATCCTTTGGCTTTCAGGGCAATTTCTAGGTTAATTGCATCGTTATTGGTAACAGCCAGCACAGCGGTTGCCGTATCTATATTGCTGGCTTTGAGGATGGCGCGGAAGCTCGCATCGCCTTGGATAACGGGAATACCAAGTCCACGGGCGGTGTTGACAAATCTATTATTGGAGTCGGTTTCAATTACTACTACCTCATGACCGCTGGCGTGGA
The Gloeotrichia echinulata CP02 DNA segment above includes these coding regions:
- a CDS encoding heme o synthase, which gives rise to MIETNVSRHHETFLQVIQSYYQLTKPRIIPLLLITTAGSMWIAAKGEVDPLLLLVTLTGGTLAAASAQTINCIYDRDIDYEMERTRHRPMPSGKIQPREALIFAIVLAVLSFTILAVFANILAALLAFSGIVFYILVYTHWLKRHSTQNIVIGGAAGAIPALVGWAAVTGTLSWAAWLIFAIVFVWTPPHFWALALMIRDDYAKVGIPMLPVIVGDTATVRQIWYYTLVTVIATLLLVFPLHATGIVYAAIALFLGGLFIHKSWRLLQNPEDRTVARELFLYSISYMMLLCLAMVVDSLPITHNLVNAAIDQLHFIS
- a CDS encoding type II toxin-antitoxin system HicB family antitoxin, yielding MLTHYINTAMHKATYELLEDGTFYSEIPDCPGVWANAATLEACRDNLQDTLEGWIILGLRLGHTLPILDGIDLNSSKQVV